The Asticcacaulis excentricus CB 48 genome includes a window with the following:
- a CDS encoding beta-glucosidase, producing the protein MSLQPLRAALLLSASLLAASPLMVVAQNAYAEAVAPWMDRTLSTDQRVAMLLAQMTAEEKRLLVFGYASGDQLTQFDPSVIPGLNTKEVVANVIPGSAGYIPGIPRLGIPAQFQTDASMGVRNHLMPRTSLPSSLATAASWDPQVTEAGGRMIGTEARLSGFNIMLAGGINLLREPRNGRNFEYTGEDPLLAAEMGAGLIRGVQSVHVVSTVKHFSINAQETGRTTLSAQISEPALRMSDNLAFELAIERSSPGSVMCSYNKINDVHACENEALLTDTLKRDWGYKGYVMSDWGAVHSTVQAANAGLDQQSGFPFDKQAYFGEGLKRALLDGSVPASRLDDMVRRILWALIDKGVMANPVAKGEIDFEAHHRVAQTAAEDSLVLLKNDKALLPLSGRKQILLVGSYADKGVLAGGGSSSVSPVGGNAVTGLEPKGWPGPVVWQPSSPLKALQAQLPKARISYLSGDDLNAAARAARSADVVIVFVHQWAGEGFDVSLDLNGQQDELVRAVAKANPNTVVVVESGGPVFMPWKDEVRAILSAFYPGARGGAAIARVLSGKVNPSGHLPLTFPASEAQFVHQDLPGGDLPPNSSFTVRYTEGAAVGYKWFDLKGYTPLFAFGQGLSYTTFRMDGLKAQAVAGAGERLAIDFTLSNTGAREGKAVGQVYVAAPKSAGWEAPRRLVGFRKLSLSKGQSQTVSLTVDPRLLAVYDEATSEWVIAPGTYEVQLGAASDDIRTRVKVTLAGQRFAARQVKAVP; encoded by the coding sequence CGAGGCGGTTGCGCCGTGGATGGACCGGACGCTCAGCACCGATCAGCGCGTCGCCATGTTGCTGGCGCAGATGACGGCGGAGGAAAAGCGGCTTCTGGTCTTCGGCTACGCCTCTGGCGATCAGCTGACCCAGTTCGACCCTTCCGTCATTCCGGGCCTCAACACCAAAGAAGTGGTGGCGAACGTCATACCGGGGTCGGCGGGCTATATTCCGGGCATCCCGCGTCTGGGGATACCGGCACAGTTTCAGACCGATGCCTCGATGGGGGTGCGCAATCACCTTATGCCACGCACCTCCCTGCCGTCCTCTCTGGCGACGGCCGCCTCGTGGGACCCGCAGGTCACCGAGGCCGGCGGCCGCATGATCGGCACCGAGGCGCGCCTGTCGGGTTTCAACATCATGCTGGCTGGCGGCATTAATCTGCTGCGGGAGCCGCGCAACGGGCGTAATTTTGAATATACGGGGGAAGACCCGTTGCTGGCGGCCGAGATGGGGGCGGGCCTGATCCGGGGCGTACAGTCCGTTCACGTCGTTTCGACCGTCAAGCATTTCTCGATCAATGCGCAGGAGACAGGTCGCACCACCCTGAGCGCGCAAATCTCGGAGCCGGCCCTGCGCATGAGCGATAATCTGGCCTTTGAGCTGGCTATTGAGCGCTCCAGTCCGGGCTCGGTCATGTGTTCTTATAACAAGATCAACGACGTCCATGCCTGTGAGAACGAGGCCCTGCTGACGGATACGCTCAAGCGGGACTGGGGCTACAAGGGCTATGTCATGTCGGACTGGGGGGCGGTGCATTCGACGGTGCAGGCGGCCAATGCCGGTCTGGATCAGCAATCCGGCTTCCCCTTTGACAAGCAGGCCTATTTTGGGGAGGGACTGAAGAGGGCGCTTTTGGATGGTTCGGTTCCGGCCAGCCGTCTGGATGACATGGTCCGGCGCATCCTGTGGGCCCTGATCGACAAGGGCGTGATGGCCAACCCGGTCGCCAAGGGCGAGATCGATTTCGAAGCCCACCACAGGGTTGCGCAAACCGCCGCCGAAGACTCGCTGGTGCTTCTGAAAAACGACAAGGCCCTGTTGCCCCTGTCGGGTCGCAAGCAAATTCTGCTGGTCGGTTCCTACGCGGATAAGGGCGTGCTGGCCGGTGGGGGTTCCTCCAGCGTCTCACCCGTAGGCGGCAATGCGGTGACGGGCCTCGAACCCAAGGGCTGGCCGGGGCCGGTGGTCTGGCAGCCCTCATCACCGCTCAAGGCCTTGCAGGCGCAACTGCCGAAAGCCCGGATCAGCTACCTCTCCGGGGACGATCTGAACGCGGCGGCCCGCGCGGCGCGGTCGGCCGATGTGGTGATTGTGTTCGTCCATCAGTGGGCGGGCGAAGGCTTTGACGTCTCTCTCGATCTGAACGGTCAGCAGGATGAACTGGTGCGCGCGGTGGCCAAGGCCAACCCCAACACCGTCGTCGTTGTCGAAAGCGGCGGTCCCGTCTTCATGCCGTGGAAGGACGAGGTGCGCGCCATTCTGAGCGCCTTCTATCCCGGTGCGCGCGGCGGTGCGGCGATCGCCCGTGTCCTGAGCGGTAAGGTCAATCCGTCGGGGCACCTGCCCCTGACCTTCCCGGCGTCGGAGGCGCAATTTGTCCATCAGGACCTGCCGGGCGGTGACCTGCCGCCCAATTCCAGCTTCACCGTGCGGTATACGGAAGGCGCGGCGGTGGGCTATAAGTGGTTTGATCTGAAAGGCTACACGCCGCTCTTTGCCTTCGGGCAGGGGCTGAGCTACACGACCTTCCGCATGGACGGGCTTAAGGCGCAGGCGGTCGCGGGAGCCGGGGAGCGGCTGGCGATTGACTTCACGCTTTCCAATACGGGCGCACGCGAAGGCAAGGCGGTGGGGCAGGTTTATGTGGCGGCTCCGAAAAGCGCCGGCTGGGAGGCGCCGCGTCGTCTGGTCGGATTCCGCAAGCTGTCACTGTCGAAAGGGCAGTCGCAGACGGTCAGCCTCACGGTCGATCCGCGGCTTCTGGCCGTCTATGACGAGGCCACATCCGAATGGGTGATCGCGCCGGGGACCTATGAGGTGCAACTGGGGGCCGCGTCGGATGATATTCGCACACGGGTCAAAGTCACCCTTGCGGGCCAGCGGTTTGCTGCGCGTCAGGTAAAGGCGGTGCCGTAG
- a CDS encoding ABC transporter ATP-binding protein, translated as MPLIQLSHIHHTYAENARPVNALRGVSLDIEAGEFVAIVGPSGSGKSTLLNIIGTLESPSQGEYRFDGQSVAEMSGRERAQLRASRIGFVFQNFNLIDHLTVFENIRLGLRYRRDHLKNENERILSAMDKVGLAHRADHLPRELSGGQQQRCAIARAIVGDPQIVLADEPTGSLDSQNAAQVLGILAELNSRGTTLVIVTHAPRQADRAGRVVEMHDGSIHLSTRRLA; from the coding sequence ATGCCGCTGATCCAGCTCTCGCACATCCATCATACCTATGCCGAAAATGCGCGCCCGGTGAACGCCCTGCGCGGTGTCAGTCTGGACATCGAAGCGGGTGAATTTGTCGCCATTGTCGGGCCGTCGGGCAGCGGGAAATCCACCCTGCTCAATATTATCGGCACGCTGGAAAGCCCCAGTCAGGGCGAATATCGCTTTGACGGCCAGTCCGTCGCCGAGATGTCGGGCCGTGAACGGGCTCAGTTGCGGGCCTCACGCATCGGCTTCGTCTTCCAGAACTTCAACCTGATCGACCACCTGACGGTGTTTGAAAACATCCGGCTGGGGCTGCGCTATCGGCGGGATCATCTGAAAAACGAAAACGAACGGATACTGAGCGCCATGGACAAGGTCGGTCTGGCGCACCGGGCCGACCATCTGCCGCGCGAATTGTCAGGCGGGCAGCAGCAGCGCTGCGCCATTGCCCGCGCCATCGTGGGCGACCCGCAGATCGTGCTTGCCGACGAACCGACGGGCAGTCTGGACTCGCAAAATGCCGCTCAGGTTCTGGGTATTCTGGCGGAACTCAATAGCCGTGGCACAACACTGGTCATCGTGACGCACGCCCCACGTCAGGCCGACCGCGCCGGACGGGTGGTCGAAATGCACGATGGCAGCATCCATCTTTCGACCCGGCGTCTGGCATGA
- a CDS encoding ABC transporter permease: MRQAQRDFGYVLRSVTRRWGVYALMIAGTGLALTLTLIVGLFIRSELSFDRFIGDSDRVYLVSALYGLENKPLVGSDITPAGVARWMRADMPEARQVTRLSPVEWSFTTPRRIARERFFWAEPNLFEVLNLPVVVGDVKTALREPGSVVLTQRLASAYFGTQNPLGQTLTTRYNLKLRVTAVLKDFPANTHMDREVFVAAATPYSVLSLHDANPSYLWGICYTYVKMAPGVRPETAAPTLRQLTHQNWQGPNNIPVSYELIALKDLHLHERGDLQMKARGHVDTLAALSLVAAVILLIACANYAGLVLAETDERGAEMALLSALGAGRAQLLATVLRESLIVHLISLLVALALTERLLPYLNHSLNLDLKLWTSPLILIAIMALITTALAVLSALLPAIIVTAPSAVRRARLRTRPPQRWRGWIIAQFTLVISLLIAAQVVSRQWDYALYNAPGFDGDHLYIVPLNDNPWINRAFLNDIEQMEGVAGVAQAFGAPTSNFVRPALVKGKDGRVLSFTRNSVSPDFFDVYGIKLSAGRGLGGTFTEVVAPKEVLINQTAVPALGFASAQEALGQTLEYETDRTHMRSRIIGVVPDIRFSTVHYAVPPMMFDGFDRFFTHFSIRVKPEGEAETLRQIDQVWLRHTVGTEPIARQAFRDYLTSQYHDLHQQVAVSRLVAAAAIVLSALGLMGLCVFLTRHQNRELAIRKALGAHFGDLLRQRLRPFWLPLLIANIAAWPLAGFVLQKWLGTFAAHVPLTPLPFVLASLATSACAGGAILLHAVWSNRSVRTSLLRQDA; the protein is encoded by the coding sequence ATGAGGCAGGCCCAACGCGACTTCGGCTATGTGTTGCGCAGCGTGACGCGGCGCTGGGGCGTCTATGCCCTGATGATCGCCGGAACGGGCCTCGCGCTGACCCTGACCCTGATCGTCGGCCTGTTTATCCGCAGCGAGCTGAGTTTCGATCGCTTTATCGGCGATTCCGACCGCGTCTATCTGGTGTCGGCCCTTTACGGGCTGGAAAACAAGCCTCTGGTGGGCAGCGACATTACCCCCGCTGGCGTGGCCCGCTGGATGCGAGCAGATATGCCCGAAGCCCGGCAGGTGACGCGTCTGTCACCGGTAGAATGGTCTTTCACCACGCCGCGGCGCATTGCGCGTGAGCGCTTTTTCTGGGCCGAGCCCAACCTGTTCGAGGTGCTCAATCTGCCTGTCGTTGTGGGCGATGTGAAAACCGCACTCAGAGAGCCGGGCAGCGTCGTACTGACGCAACGTCTGGCAAGCGCCTATTTCGGCACACAAAATCCTCTGGGGCAAACCCTGACTACGCGCTATAATCTAAAGCTTAGGGTCACGGCCGTACTGAAGGATTTTCCGGCCAATACGCATATGGACCGGGAGGTATTCGTCGCTGCGGCTACGCCCTACAGCGTGCTGTCGCTGCATGACGCAAACCCCAGCTATCTCTGGGGTATCTGCTATACCTATGTGAAGATGGCCCCCGGCGTGCGACCGGAGACGGCAGCTCCAACCCTCAGACAACTCACACACCAGAACTGGCAGGGACCAAACAACATCCCCGTCAGTTACGAGCTGATTGCCCTCAAAGACCTGCACCTGCACGAGCGCGGCGACCTTCAGATGAAGGCGCGCGGACACGTGGATACGCTTGCGGCCCTGTCGCTGGTTGCAGCGGTCATCCTGCTGATTGCCTGTGCCAACTATGCGGGGCTTGTGCTGGCGGAAACCGATGAGCGCGGGGCCGAAATGGCTTTGTTGTCGGCACTGGGGGCCGGTCGGGCGCAGCTTCTGGCCACCGTCTTACGCGAAAGCCTGATCGTGCACCTGATCAGCCTTCTGGTGGCGCTGGCCCTGACCGAACGCCTTTTGCCCTATCTGAATCATAGCCTTAATCTGGACCTGAAGCTGTGGACCTCCCCGCTAATCCTGATAGCGATTATGGCGCTTATCACCACTGCCCTTGCCGTGCTGTCGGCTCTGCTGCCGGCGATTATCGTCACCGCCCCTTCGGCGGTGCGCCGGGCCCGCCTGCGGACACGTCCGCCGCAAAGGTGGCGTGGGTGGATCATCGCGCAGTTCACACTGGTCATCAGCCTGCTGATCGCCGCACAGGTCGTCTCGCGGCAATGGGACTATGCCCTTTACAACGCGCCGGGGTTTGACGGAGATCATCTGTACATTGTGCCTCTCAACGACAATCCCTGGATAAACAGGGCCTTTCTCAACGACATTGAGCAGATGGAGGGCGTGGCGGGCGTCGCTCAGGCCTTTGGGGCACCGACGTCCAATTTCGTGCGCCCGGCCTTGGTGAAAGGCAAGGACGGGCGGGTTCTATCCTTTACCCGAAACTCGGTTTCGCCTGACTTTTTCGATGTTTATGGCATTAAACTAAGTGCCGGACGCGGCTTGGGCGGCACGTTTACCGAGGTGGTGGCGCCGAAGGAGGTTCTGATTAATCAGACCGCTGTGCCTGCTCTGGGCTTCGCGTCCGCTCAGGAGGCGCTAGGGCAAACGCTCGAATACGAAACCGACCGCACGCATATGCGGTCGCGTATTATCGGTGTGGTGCCGGATATCCGCTTTTCTACCGTTCATTATGCCGTCCCCCCCATGATGTTTGACGGCTTCGACCGGTTTTTCACGCATTTCAGCATCCGCGTCAAACCTGAGGGCGAGGCCGAAACCCTGAGACAGATTGATCAGGTGTGGCTGCGTCACACGGTGGGGACCGAACCCATTGCCCGGCAAGCGTTCCGGGACTATCTGACCTCGCAATATCACGACCTGCATCAGCAGGTGGCCGTAAGCCGCCTTGTCGCCGCCGCCGCCATTGTCCTCTCGGCTCTGGGGCTGATGGGGCTATGCGTCTTCCTGACCCGCCATCAGAACCGGGAACTGGCGATCCGTAAGGCTTTGGGGGCGCATTTCGGCGATCTTCTGAGGCAGCGCCTCAGACCCTTCTGGCTGCCCCTGCTGATCGCCAATATCGCAGCCTGGCCGCTGGCCGGGTTCGTCCTGCAAAAGTGGCTGGGGACGTTCGCGGCGCATGTGCCCCTGACGCCCCTGCCCTTTGTGCTGGCCAGTCTGGCGACCAGTGCCTGCGCCGGAGGGGCCATTCTTCTGCACGCCGTATGGTCAAACCGTAGCGTCAGGACGTCCCTTCTGCGTCAGGATGCCTAG